A genome region from Bombus terrestris chromosome 10, iyBomTerr1.2, whole genome shotgun sequence includes the following:
- the LOC100642339 gene encoding endoribonuclease CG2145 isoform X1, with product MNIKSVPAVFLILGLSLIFIGDAEAGWKFWKKKDTTTTTTTVAPAVADPIQTKPNELPGVTPVTNKPTGSPTNVGSAVLGAGDPGLAIGVTSTGGKIKENARPNRPNPGTEVGLDFPAPKPGNPGIGGNTGKGYRDWAVDLTGAGEPGRQSPKLPSEGPALSSGGSKPNSVPGGTAQPQTPGARPVASPGNAPAPRPQQPQPQPQPQPQPRPQTPGSPTPGSKPAVAPGQPQPSPNQPAVGGNQVSSLFVTLKPGPMPAPSRPGSPGSPNAPGSPGSFNAPGGPGSLNAPGSPGSPNTPGSPGSPGRTWADVAGGGSRSNSPTPAPRPGYPNQPNYPSQPGIGQSQPRPSTPNQPGRTGPSTGAIASGALAGGALAGAAVAGAAAANKKTYSSNPTFSKGNAITDEDLEKLSEALFIKDNNNANRYITLNLQKQTSSSSTTDDAPQPLFTVNAEAYQGPTIQRVISIYDNYKPETNVNEHISPLQRQEESLLVDTFLSTNVMSYAMRFLADKGQIRKDYYEYKDTLRKIWFNLFSRGQGKIGSSGFEHVFMAELKSVPSGTEVVGLHNWIFYSKEESSGKANYAGYLNKIDLGDKASIVKIRTKYNGYDKPVTALFVGTSPELEMALYTVCFYARPEGNCPVSLGGTKFNIVTYKFKYRGNDLVGTAYPDI from the exons ATGAATATCAAAAGTGTGCCCGCTGTTTTCTTAATACTTGGCTTGTCTCTGATATTTATCG GCGACGCAGAAGCAGGATGGAAATTCTGGAAGAAGAAGGACACAACCACGACCACCACAACTGTTGCTCCAGCAGTCGCAGATCCAATACAAACGAAACCAAACGAGCTACCAGGTGTAACACCTGTAACAAACAAACCTACAGGAAGTCCAACGAATGTTGGATCAGCTGTTCTTGGAGCAGGTGACCCTGGATTGGCGATTGGAGTCACTTCGACTGGaggaaagataaaagaaaatgctCGACCAAACAGACCTAACCCAGGAACGGAAGTGGGTCTCGATTTCCCGGCACCGAAACCAGGAAACCCAGGAATCGGTGGTAACACTGGTAAAGGATACAGAGACTGGGCTGTTGATCTTACTGGGGCTGGAGAACCCGGAAGACAATCCCCGAAACTACCTAGTGAAGGACCAGCATTAAGTTCTGGAG GTTCCAAACCGAACTCTGTACCTGGAGGCACGGCACAGCCACAAACACcag GCGCCAGGCCAGTAGCGAGTCCTGGAAACGCACCAGCGCCACGGCCTCAACAACCTCAGCCTCAGCCTCAGCCTCAGCCTCAACCTCGTCCACAAACACCAG GATCACCTACACCGGGCTCTAAGCCAGCTGTTGCACCAGGACAACCTCAACCATCTCCAAATCAACCTGCAGTTGGAGGCAATCAAGTATCTTCGTTGTTCGTAACGTTAAAACCAGGTCCAATGCCAGCACCATCTAGACCAGGAAGTCCTGGTTCTCCTAATGCACCGGGAAGTCCTGGTTCCTTTAATGCACCAGGAGGTCCGGGTTCTCTTAATGCACCAGGAAGCCCTGGTTCTCCTAATACACCAGGAAGCCCTGGCTCCCCTGGAAGAACTTGGGCTGATGTTGCTGGTGGTGGCAGCAGGTCTAACTCACCTACACCTGCTCCACGACCTGGATATCCAAATCAACCAAATTATCCAAGCCAACCAGGTATAGGTCAATCTCAACCAAGACCATCGACACCGAATCAACCTGGAAGAACGGGGCCATCCACAGGAGCAATAGCAAGTGGTGCATTAGCAGGTGGTGCACTAGCAGGAGCAGCTGTAGCAGGAGCAGCAGCAGCAAATAAGAAAACCTACTCTAGTAATCCTACTTTTAGCAAAGGAAACGCTATCACTGATGAAGACTTGGAGAAACTTTCCGAGGCTCTCTTCATTAAGGATAACAATAATGCAAACAGATATATCACGCTGAATCTACAGAAGCAAACAAGCAGTAGTAGCACAACAGATGACGCACCACAACC ATTGTTCACGGTAAACGCAGAAGCGTACCAAGGTCCCACGATTCAAAGAGTGATATCGATCTATGACAATTACAAACCGGAAACCAATGTAAATGAGCATATAAGCCCATTGCAGAGACAAGAAGAGAGTCTCCTTGTAGACACGTTCCTCAGTACGAACGTGATGTCTTACGCTATGAGATTTTTAGCGGACAAAGGACAAATTCGCAAggattattacgaatataaagACACGTTAAGAAAAATATGGTTTAACTTGTTCTCTAGAGGACAAGGAAAAATTGGTAGCTCAGGTTTCGAGCATGTTTTCATGGCAGAACTTAAGAGTGTACCATCTGGTACCGAAGTAGTTGGTTTGCATAATTGGATCTTCTATAGCAAGGAGGAAAGCAGTGGAAAAGCAAATTATGCTGGATATTTGAACAAAATTGACCTTGGAGAT AAAGCATCTATCGTCAAAATAAGAACGAAATACAACGGGTATGATAAACCGGTAACGGCACTATTCGTGGGTACCTCGCCTGAACTGGAGATGGCACTGTATACGGTGTGCTTTTACGCGAGACCAGAAGGAAATTGCCCGGTGTCTCTCGGAGGAACGAAGTTCAACATTGTCACCTATAAATTTAAGTACAGAGGAAACGATCTGGTAGGAACTGCTTATCcagatatataa
- the LOC100642339 gene encoding endoribonuclease CG2145 isoform X2, translating to MNIKSVPAVFLILGLSLIFIGDAEAGWKFWKKKDTTTTTTTVAPAVADPIQTKPNELPGVTPVTNKPTGSPTNVGSAVLGAGDPGLAIGVTSTGGKIKENARPNRPNPGTEVGLDFPAPKPGNPGIGGNTGKGYRDWAVDLTGAGEPGRQSPKLPSEGPALSSGGSKPNSVPGGTAQPQTPGSPTPGSKPAVAPGQPQPSPNQPAVGGNQVSSLFVTLKPGPMPAPSRPGSPGSPNAPGSPGSFNAPGGPGSLNAPGSPGSPNTPGSPGSPGRTWADVAGGGSRSNSPTPAPRPGYPNQPNYPSQPGIGQSQPRPSTPNQPGRTGPSTGAIASGALAGGALAGAAVAGAAAANKKTYSSNPTFSKGNAITDEDLEKLSEALFIKDNNNANRYITLNLQKQTSSSSTTDDAPQPLFTVNAEAYQGPTIQRVISIYDNYKPETNVNEHISPLQRQEESLLVDTFLSTNVMSYAMRFLADKGQIRKDYYEYKDTLRKIWFNLFSRGQGKIGSSGFEHVFMAELKSVPSGTEVVGLHNWIFYSKEESSGKANYAGYLNKIDLGDKASIVKIRTKYNGYDKPVTALFVGTSPELEMALYTVCFYARPEGNCPVSLGGTKFNIVTYKFKYRGNDLVGTAYPDI from the exons ATGAATATCAAAAGTGTGCCCGCTGTTTTCTTAATACTTGGCTTGTCTCTGATATTTATCG GCGACGCAGAAGCAGGATGGAAATTCTGGAAGAAGAAGGACACAACCACGACCACCACAACTGTTGCTCCAGCAGTCGCAGATCCAATACAAACGAAACCAAACGAGCTACCAGGTGTAACACCTGTAACAAACAAACCTACAGGAAGTCCAACGAATGTTGGATCAGCTGTTCTTGGAGCAGGTGACCCTGGATTGGCGATTGGAGTCACTTCGACTGGaggaaagataaaagaaaatgctCGACCAAACAGACCTAACCCAGGAACGGAAGTGGGTCTCGATTTCCCGGCACCGAAACCAGGAAACCCAGGAATCGGTGGTAACACTGGTAAAGGATACAGAGACTGGGCTGTTGATCTTACTGGGGCTGGAGAACCCGGAAGACAATCCCCGAAACTACCTAGTGAAGGACCAGCATTAAGTTCTGGAG GTTCCAAACCGAACTCTGTACCTGGAGGCACGGCACAGCCACAAACACcag GATCACCTACACCGGGCTCTAAGCCAGCTGTTGCACCAGGACAACCTCAACCATCTCCAAATCAACCTGCAGTTGGAGGCAATCAAGTATCTTCGTTGTTCGTAACGTTAAAACCAGGTCCAATGCCAGCACCATCTAGACCAGGAAGTCCTGGTTCTCCTAATGCACCGGGAAGTCCTGGTTCCTTTAATGCACCAGGAGGTCCGGGTTCTCTTAATGCACCAGGAAGCCCTGGTTCTCCTAATACACCAGGAAGCCCTGGCTCCCCTGGAAGAACTTGGGCTGATGTTGCTGGTGGTGGCAGCAGGTCTAACTCACCTACACCTGCTCCACGACCTGGATATCCAAATCAACCAAATTATCCAAGCCAACCAGGTATAGGTCAATCTCAACCAAGACCATCGACACCGAATCAACCTGGAAGAACGGGGCCATCCACAGGAGCAATAGCAAGTGGTGCATTAGCAGGTGGTGCACTAGCAGGAGCAGCTGTAGCAGGAGCAGCAGCAGCAAATAAGAAAACCTACTCTAGTAATCCTACTTTTAGCAAAGGAAACGCTATCACTGATGAAGACTTGGAGAAACTTTCCGAGGCTCTCTTCATTAAGGATAACAATAATGCAAACAGATATATCACGCTGAATCTACAGAAGCAAACAAGCAGTAGTAGCACAACAGATGACGCACCACAACC ATTGTTCACGGTAAACGCAGAAGCGTACCAAGGTCCCACGATTCAAAGAGTGATATCGATCTATGACAATTACAAACCGGAAACCAATGTAAATGAGCATATAAGCCCATTGCAGAGACAAGAAGAGAGTCTCCTTGTAGACACGTTCCTCAGTACGAACGTGATGTCTTACGCTATGAGATTTTTAGCGGACAAAGGACAAATTCGCAAggattattacgaatataaagACACGTTAAGAAAAATATGGTTTAACTTGTTCTCTAGAGGACAAGGAAAAATTGGTAGCTCAGGTTTCGAGCATGTTTTCATGGCAGAACTTAAGAGTGTACCATCTGGTACCGAAGTAGTTGGTTTGCATAATTGGATCTTCTATAGCAAGGAGGAAAGCAGTGGAAAAGCAAATTATGCTGGATATTTGAACAAAATTGACCTTGGAGAT AAAGCATCTATCGTCAAAATAAGAACGAAATACAACGGGTATGATAAACCGGTAACGGCACTATTCGTGGGTACCTCGCCTGAACTGGAGATGGCACTGTATACGGTGTGCTTTTACGCGAGACCAGAAGGAAATTGCCCGGTGTCTCTCGGAGGAACGAAGTTCAACATTGTCACCTATAAATTTAAGTACAGAGGAAACGATCTGGTAGGAACTGCTTATCcagatatataa
- the LOC100652245 gene encoding uncharacterized protein LOC100652245: MFTKIEDSRPTIRSKVQRLEVSIVVALATFHSSPVIDAPTEIHLASNLKREKERTIARYFESFLSHIRDPQGGTSQQNDPGKESDVTKENATVSESSKKETTSVQNQQLNKLRGIENTVAIRLTAFDHPGSSKSPQFNKKPISKPGPSKVKSTQSKATQMRQNLSTQRLQENEDIDDDDSSLDIENVGRPQKYVLVGWDNFRSKLMITLLVLFVLWAVIYFPLIRI; this comes from the exons ATGTTTACGAAG ATCGAGGATTCTCGTCCGACGATTAGGAGCAAAGTTCAACGTCTGGAAGTTAGTATTGTCGTTGCCTTAGCGACTTTCCATTCGAGTCCCGTGATAGATGCACCGACAGAAATACACCTAGCCAGCAATCTGAAGCGGGAAAAAGAGAGGACGATTGCGCGATATTTTGAGAGCTTCTTGTCTCACATTCGAGATCCTCAGGGCGGGACTTCACAACAGAATGATCCCGGAAAAG AAAGTGACGTGACAAAGGAGAATGCAACAGTGAGTGAATCGTCGAAGAAAGAAACTACGAGCGTGCAAAATCAGCAGTTGAACAAACTACGAGGCATAGAAAACACCGTAGCTATTAGACTGACAGCTTTTGATCATCCTGGATCCTCGAAGTCGCCACAATTTAACAAGAAACCTATCTCGAAGCCTGGTCCTAGTAAAGTGAAGAGCACTCAAAGCAAAGCAACACAAATGCGTCAAAATTTAAGTACTCAAAGGCTACAGGAAAACGAAGACATCGACGACGATGAT TCTTCTTTGGATATAGAGAATGTTGGAAGACCACAAAAATACGTCCTAGTCGGATGGGACAACTTTCGTTCTAAGCTGATGATCACTCTACTGGTTCTTTTCGTTTTATGGGCAGTCATCTATTTTCCTCTGATTAGAATCTGA
- the LOC100649934 gene encoding uncharacterized protein LOC100649934: protein MNSDGNCHTRKYSYLFDNMMIVPSPGSIWDYPYLNQVSRMMGLVYGTGPKPEQDLFPPKIRIPETHMESPSRFELTKAEIQNAEETELGEVKVTPPMSTVATSTPVQPGSIPCRNGGCKSWANRAESRMESPWHFLKTIFLISVIVALVLWVIVYTFLAQYRIL from the exons ATGAACAGCGATGGAAATTGTCATACCAGGAAGTATAGCTACTTATTTGATAAC ATGATGATCGTGCCATCCCCCGGATCCATATGGGATTATCCATATTTGAACCAGGTCAGCAGAATGATGGGCTTGGTATATGGGACAGGACCAAAACCTGAGCAAGATTTATTCCCTCCCAAGATTCGAATTCCAGAGACACAT ATGGAGAGTCCATCAAGGTTCGAGCTAACGAAGGCGGAGATCCAAAATGCAGAAGAAACGGAATTGGGTGAGGTGAAGGTGACGCCTCCGATGAGTACCGTCGCGACGTCGACGCCCGTGCAGCCAGGGAGTATTCCATGCAGAAACGGCGGCTGCAAGAGCTGGGCCAATCGCGCGGAATCGAGAATGGAAAGCCCTTGGCATTTTCTCAAAACTATCTTCCTTATCTCTGTAATCGTCGCTCTGGTTCTCTGGGTAATCGTCTACACGTTTCTCGCCCAATATCGGATCTTGTGA